CGATAGACAGTGAGCCGTTTCCACTTATTTCCAGTTCTTCTACCGAAGCTTTATTTGAGCGCGATATTCACCTGCTCAACCATTCCGGCAATACTTTTGATCTGGCTGTTTCGCGGAAAATAAAACTACTAAGTTCTGAATCGGTGGGAGAAATTATCGGAATAACTCCGGATCAGGGGGTAGATTTTGTTGGATTTGAATCAGAAACACAGATAACCAATCGGGGTACCAACGCATGGACACCGGAAACCGGTGCACTCTCGATCTGGATTCTTGGAATGTTAAAGCCCTCACCTTCGACGACGATTGCCATCCCATATCGTACGGGTACCATTGAAGAACGGGGTCCCGTTGTCAATGATGCATATTTTGGAGAAATTCCCGGTGAACGACTTTTGGTAGCGGACAGTGTCTTATTCCTGAAGGCTGACGGAAAATTCAGGAGTAAAATCGGCTTGTCTCCGCACCGAAACACACCTTTTGCAGGCAGTTATGATGCGGCCGGCCATGTACTAACCATCGTCCGGTATTCTGTCCATGAAGGTACAGACACTTATGTCAATTCTATGTGGGCCCTCCAGGATCATCCCTTCGCAGGCGATGTAATCAATGCGTATAATGACGGTCCGTTGGAAGACGGCGGTCAACTAGGGCCATTTTATGAACTGGAAACCTCTTCCCCTGCCGCTTTTTTGAAGCCGGGAGAGTCTATGTCTCATATTCACACTACGTTCCATTTTACAGGAAATGAAGCGTCTCTGAGCCTGATTTCCCAAAAGGTTCTGGGCGTAACGACGGAGGAGATTGCCCGTGCACTACCGCAATAGCCAGGAAAGTTTGATCCCTGCAAAAAAGTTTCTCGGCAATGCCGGATAATAATACCTGGGCTGATTTGCGCCTACGCCTGCTGCATTTACCAAAATCATCCCGGCATATCGCTCATCCAACGCATTGGCGATTCCTCCATACAGGTCAGCAGTCAGTGTTTTTAGTATATCTTTTCTAAACCCCATTTTCAGGTTAACAACCTGATAAGCTTGTGTGTACCGGGTATTATCATCCCGCATGGGCATAGCATCCACGTACAGGAAGTTTGCATTTGCATACAATCCCCAGGTAGCAGAAAAATCGATACCAGCGTTGAAAACCTGTGGCGGAGTACCCGTGAGGATATTTCCCGAGTAATCAGCTTCTCCGTCAACAAATTCCTGAAACCGGTATCGGGTGAGCGTATAGGTGGTAAACACATCCAAAGCCACCGCCCTGGTATTCACAATCTGATATTGAAGGGCGAGTTCCATTCCGTTATGGTCGGTTTTGCCTGCATTTACGCCAACAAATTCGTCGTTGCCGACCCGACGCGCAACCAACAGATTCCGTATCTGCATGCTGTACAGGCTGATGTCGTAAAATAACCTTTCACCCAAAAGTCTTCCCCTGCTTCCCACCTCAAAATTCCATCCGGTTTCGGGCTGGATATCATTATTGATCAGGCCTTCGGGGGTCAGGGTTTCGGCTAACGAAGGAGGTGAAAATCCGTGGCTGGCACTCATGTGAAGTGCAGTATGAGGAGATAATCTGTGATTGATGCTCAAGCGGGGCGATAGCGTAGGGGAGAAGGAATATTCCCCTGACTGATCCACACTGTCAGGCGTAAACCTGTCGCTCAAAAGATAGCGGGTATGGTTAAAGTTTAACCCCGCCGTCAGCAGGGTTTTTTCGGTAAGCGCCCATTCCGTTTGTGCAAAAAGGTTGTAGTAGGTGCGGCTTTCATTGTTATTGCTGAGAATCGCCCCTAATCCGCCCAGACCGCCAACATTGATATAGGTTTGCCAGTCATAGGTTTCGGAAAAATATTCCCCGCCAGCCTGAAGTTTGAAAGGGATATTTCCGGCATTTCCAGATATTACCAAACGGTTTCGAAGGCCATAGGATTGGTTCTGTTCACTCAAAATATTGAAAGGGCGAGGCTCCCAGGAATTCCTGAAACTGCCAAAGAAGCTAAAGTTGTGACTGACCGATGAAGTAAAATTATGGAGATGTGAAATACCTGCAAATGCCTTGGTATAATCTTCATAGCCTTTGGTTTTATTCCAGGTAAATGCGGCAGCCTGCGGATTGTCTGTAAAAGTTGTGCTGTCAATGGAACTGGGGATAAAAGCTTTCATGGAAATAAGGCTGGCAATTACAGAGACCATATCTTTCTCACTTCCATAGCTTTGTCCCATAATGGTTACTGACTGCCTGTCCAGAGAATTATTTTCCCGATATCCATCACTATGGGTATTGTTAAAATTAATCAAAAGACTGCCCTGATCTCCGCTTTGTTCCCATGTGGTAACATTTCTCAGCAGCCCAAATGATCCGGCCATAGTTTCCGTGCTGAGTTTCATGCGGCGATAGTCAGGTTTTCCAGTACTGAGATTGATCGTGCCCCCCAGACCTGCGCCATAAATGCTGGAAGCGGGCCCTTTTAGCACTTCAACCCGGTTGATCAGACTCAGGTCAATGTCTTCAATCGTAGTTTCCCCATCTCCGCCGGTCAGGGGAATTTCATTGAGATATGCGCGGATTTTGTTTGTACCAAACAAGCTTCGGGAGCCAATCCCTCGTATCGTAATCCGGTTGGTATTGATGGTGCCGCTTTGCATAAATACACCCGGTATCCGGTTGAGTGCGGGTGCAATAATTATGGGTGCGTCTCGGTGAAGTTCTTTCTCGCCAAGTACTGCCACACCGCCACTTTGTTCGAGCAAGGTACGACCCGAAAAAAACGCTGATAACACTACCTCATCAATATCGCCGATGCTGGCCGTGAGCGGAATACCTATAAAATCATCTTTTCCGGAAACGGATACTGTGTCAGTCTGATAGCCGGAAAGAGAAACAATAATAATTGCAGGGAACTGCCTGACGGGGATTTCAAATTTCCCGTCGGGGCCAGAGAATGTCATCTCTGCAGCATCTGTGGTGCGAATCGAAACACCGGTAAGTGCCTGCTGGTGGGAGGCATCAAATACTCGGCCACGCAGGCTGGTTTGCGCATAAATTGCGGATGGAATCAGGGTAAAGACAATTGCTGTAGTGAGCCATTGTCTTAAAAAGGAGGAAAGGGAAAAAAGGGTCATACGTCAGTATTTAGGGGTGAGCCAGG
The Bacteroidia bacterium DNA segment above includes these coding regions:
- a CDS encoding DUF6786 family protein; the encoded protein is MKPLHCISRYLPLMIICMIFTTSCTSSDKKTLSENSYEPGTYGFDADFLKKHQQVVELSDGNSFVLISPEYQGRVMTSSAAGRSGNSFGWLNYDLISSGKQEAHIHAFGGEDRFWLGPEGGQFSVYFAPGKSFEFANWFVPPAIDSEPFPLISSSSTEALFERDIHLLNHSGNTFDLAVSRKIKLLSSESVGEIIGITPDQGVDFVGFESETQITNRGTNAWTPETGALSIWILGMLKPSPSTTIAIPYRTGTIEERGPVVNDAYFGEIPGERLLVADSVLFLKADGKFRSKIGLSPHRNTPFAGSYDAAGHVLTIVRYSVHEGTDTYVNSMWALQDHPFAGDVINAYNDGPLEDGGQLGPFYELETSSPAAFLKPGESMSHIHTTFHFTGNEASLSLISQKVLGVTTEEIARALPQ
- a CDS encoding TonB-dependent receptor translates to MTLFSLSSFLRQWLTTAIVFTLIPSAIYAQTSLRGRVFDASHQQALTGVSIRTTDAAEMTFSGPDGKFEIPVRQFPAIIIVSLSGYQTDTVSVSGKDDFIGIPLTASIGDIDEVVLSAFFSGRTLLEQSGGVAVLGEKELHRDAPIIIAPALNRIPGVFMQSGTINTNRITIRGIGSRSLFGTNKIRAYLNEIPLTGGDGETTIEDIDLSLINRVEVLKGPASSIYGAGLGGTINLSTGKPDYRRMKLSTETMAGSFGLLRNVTTWEQSGDQGSLLINFNNTHSDGYRENNSLDRQSVTIMGQSYGSEKDMVSVIASLISMKAFIPSSIDSTTFTDNPQAAAFTWNKTKGYEDYTKAFAGISHLHNFTSSVSHNFSFFGSFRNSWEPRPFNILSEQNQSYGLRNRLVISGNAGNIPFKLQAGGEYFSETYDWQTYINVGGLGGLGAILSNNNESRTYYNLFAQTEWALTEKTLLTAGLNFNHTRYLLSDRFTPDSVDQSGEYSFSPTLSPRLSINHRLSPHTALHMSASHGFSPPSLAETLTPEGLINNDIQPETGWNFEVGSRGRLLGERLFYDISLYSMQIRNLLVARRVGNDEFVGVNAGKTDHNGMELALQYQIVNTRAVALDVFTTYTLTRYRFQEFVDGEADYSGNILTGTPPQVFNAGIDFSATWGLYANANFLYVDAMPMRDDNTRYTQAYQVVNLKMGFRKDILKTLTADLYGGIANALDERYAGMILVNAAGVGANQPRYYYPALPRNFFAGIKLSWLLR